In the Pieris napi chromosome 19, ilPieNapi1.2, whole genome shotgun sequence genome, one interval contains:
- the LOC125059341 gene encoding zinc finger protein 518A-like, whose translation MSESEMDMDCEIECLDEDVEIVQQYVLKLDDSKEFVKIKEEPLESPSLLEEKPDKSIKKKIKKEEEDSDYDPSEEYRQRFKRKMRPSRPIFKRENERTSKYDLKIRRQLDIRIPDYEDPLCLPVRAWNREDGDLKKLRNWNNLCLKHMKMYELPLRPDTKEAVSSTRTIVLRNLNTRQTGKVETTMWSKISVENEDGMKKSEIVQAMLPKYREKKFLKSVVLGPKQTKPVNFREEVILTKEFDKDEEMLITYKPKSVLSCTYKMFEKESEGSDDDSKKYLRELVVCKMCAPCYQTSWRGVRKGNNTNIKCSICDRVCVSVYNLLSHVRSHSTEDVKAHKKEISKSLSEVLQYHYECRICPERCDSIKDLKAHVNTHKGTVPFVCEIGDHVAS comes from the exons ATGTCTGAATCTGAAATGGATATGGACTGTGAAATTGAATGCCTGGATGAAGACGTAGAAATTGTCCAGCAATACGTCCTTAAATTAGACGATTCTAAAGAATTCGTTAAAATTAAAGAAGAACCTTTAGAGTCACCGTCACTTCTGGAAGAAAAACCTGACAAGagcattaaaaagaaaataaagaaggAGGAAGAAGATTCCGATTATGATCCGTCAGAAGAATATCGTCAACGTTTCAAAAGAAAAATGCGACCATCTCgtccaatttttaaaagagaaAATGAAAGAACTTCGAAATATGATTTGAAAATTAGGCGACAATTAGACATAAGAATTCCTGATTACGAAGATCCCTTATGCTTGCCGGTTCGTGCGTGGAATCGGGAGGACGGAGACCTTAAAAAGTTGAGAAATTGGAACAATTTGTGTCTGAAACAtatgaaaatgtatgaatTACCTTTGCGACCGGACACCAAGGAAGCTGTATCATCTACAAGAACGATTGTTTTGAGGAACTTAAATACCAGACAGACTG GAAAAGTAGAAACAACTATGTGGAGCAAAATATCGGTAGAAAATGAAGATGGTATGAAAAAATCTGAAATTGTGCAAGCCATGCTTCCCAAGTACAGAGAAAAGAAGTTCTTAAAATCAGTAGTGTTGGGCcctaaacaaacaaaaccaGTTAATTTCAGAGAAGAAGTGATTCTGACCAAGGAGTTTGATAAAGATGAAGAAATGCTAATTACATATAAACCAAAATCAGTTCTCTCATGCACctataaaatgtttgaaaagGAAAG tgAAGGGTCTGATGATGACTCCAAGAAGTATTTGCGTGAGTTAGTAGTCTGCAAAATGTGTGCACCTTGCTATCAGACATCATGGAGGGGTGTACGCAAAGGAAATAATA CTAACATAAAGTGCAGTATATGCGATCGTGTCTGCGTCAGCGTATATAACCTGTTATCTCACGTACGATCTCACAGCACAGAAGATGTGAAGGCTCATAAGAAAGAGATTTCGAAGTCACTCTCCGAG GTGCTTCAATACCACTACGAGTGCCGAATATGTCCAGAGAGATGCGACAGTATTAAGGATTTGAAGGCGCATGTTAACACCCATAAAG GTACTGTGCCGTTTGTCTGCGAGATCGGCGACCACGTCGCTTCGTAG
- the LOC125059174 gene encoding zinc finger CCCH domain-containing protein 13-like isoform X1 has product MSDNEDILGEDLGDHSLADYNLGNDEEEQLLADDYEGNSQNVPSGGPYREPTSVTTDYNESNIEYTPPVAYTAPETECVVPNITVEIPSSRADHCTYAPYEPSYEAEHAVPPAIPAAPIESPQIVPSEIPPAASLESSRERFISERPVGARTPQVRNIPDSLDNVFVPRGRNNSWRAPHYRHNHPYRRHNAHYRGNFGPRPSFPPPQRASPPQIRPDLESRPDLLPERQILPEPRENFPNFQRFPFRPEERPNFIPNQPFERPMFPFGPSREIIPHNNIPQVTIRQPLPGLPAKGLEPEVRMLPVLPPNLPGLTGKKVLINPHFKGNFQPPVEGLPAYIPTRIQKSPPPIAPTLEQKFGPIKDIDDAAERFIAEQRSALARAATRNSARRSPQRFIENTTIEIENELARSRRSEDELLRKQEEFIHANRAGLRRRMRTPSPRRSRSPSPLPRDSRDPRDVREPRDVRDARDARDARDLRDREKRDERRPRPQDDEDSEYRRRVREQESMRERVLRAKEVRRRKNAVALQKQLQDKEREKQDKKEEPKIDTKENPSSTREEEVKPDTTKKSPEREEKEIERKEKTSPLRDEVEVNSTCEALTPPRGPSPLTPPLPPPVPRGDSDDDLDLILGDIDGILSDDEDSARPEDDDKRVESSKPQSDLRTKLPPRSEKKPLSRQKITFTADEEAKKKEKSPIRRTIVSSSTKVAESDEKPLHKVKRSENASVKSRQRIVFETKKVEKTDEDVSQKFSNRRVILQRKMTDRDKSVFSRIEKTDPTKPNPGIFNRAFKTAVGSDRIDDRKRARDVRKVVGAVERDDEPKVEYESGSDEENLQKEAGLTAAVGNLPHGITDTRLKTLAGEHVQSLILDKETRSAKLTFKTSAAAETFKRKFHNKMVSASQLIVILK; this is encoded by the exons ATGTCGGATaa CGAAGACATATTAGGTGAAGATTTAGGTGATCACAGCCTCGCGGATTATAATCTCGGAAACGATGAGGAGGAACAGTTGCTGGCTGATGACTATGAAGGGAATTCTCAAAACGTACCCTCAGGTGGACCATATCGTGAGCCTACTAGTGTGACTACTGATTATAATGAAAGCAATATTGAATATACGCCG CCAGTTGCTTATACAGCACCTGAGACTGAGTGTGTGGTGCCAAATATAACTGTTGAAATACCCAGTTCAAGAGCTGATCACTGTACATATGCTCCCTATGAACCATCATATGAAGCTGAACATGCTGTACCACCAGCTATT CCAGCGGCACCAATTGAATCTCCACAAATTGTGCCATCAGAAATTCCACCAGCTGCAA gTTTGGAAAGCAGTAGAGAGAGATTTATATCAGAGAGGCCAGTGGGTGCTCGGACACCACAAGTCAGAAATATACCGGACTCCCTTG ATAATGTGTTTGTTCCCCGCGGTCGTAATAATTCCTGGCGCGCACCGCACTACCGACACAACCATCCTTATCGGCGACACAACGCGCACTACCGG GGAAACTTTGGCCCTCGTCCCTCTTTCCCACCGCCTCAACGCGCAAGTCCACCGCAAATTCGCCCAGATTTAGAGAGTCGTCCCGACTTACTTCCCGAAAGGCAAATATTACCCGAACCTCGGGAGAATTTTCCCAATTTTCAAAGGTTTCCCTTTCGCCCTGAAGAGAGACCCAATTTCATCCCAAATCAACCCTTCGAGAGGCCCATGTTTCCATTTGGCCCATCGAGAGAAATAATTCCACACAATAACATCCCCCAAGTGACGATTCGCCAACCGTTACCGGGCTTACCGGCCAAAGGCTTGGAGCCCGAAGTGAGGATGTTGCCAGTTTTGCCACCGAATTTGCCAGGATTGACCGGGAAGAAAGTGTTGATTAATCCCCACTTCAAGGGAAATTTCCAGCCACCCGTTGaag GGTTGCCAGCGTACATACCGACGCGCATACAAAAGTCGCCTCCGCCGATCGCTCCTACTCTGGAACAGAAATTCG GTCCAATAAAGGACATAGACGACGCAGCGGAAAGGTTTATCGCCGAACAACGGAGCGCCTTGGCGAGAGCCGCCACTCGCAACTCGGCTAGACGATCTCCGCAGAG ATTCATCGAGAACACGACGATAGAGATAGAGAACGAATTGGCTCGCAGCAGAAGAAGTGAGGACGAACTCTTACGCAAGCAGGAGGAGTTCATTCACGCCAATAGGGCCGGTCTACGGAGACG CATGAGGACTCCGTCTCCGCGTCGATCCCGCTCCCCGTCTCCCCTCCCCAGAGATTCTCGGGACCCCCGTGACGTCCGGGAACCCAGAGACGTCCGGGACGCTCGAGACGCGAGGGACGCGAGGGATCTCAGAGACCGGGAAAAGCGGGATGAACGCAGACCGAGACCACAGGACGATGAG gaTAGCGAGTACAGAAGAAGAGTTCGCGAACAGGAGTCGATGAGAGAGAGAGTTCTAAGAGCAAAAGAAGTCAGAAGGAGAAAGAATGCAGTCGCCCTACAGAAACAGTTGCAGGATAA GGAACGGGAGAAACAAGATAAGAAGGAAGAGCctaaaatagatacaaaagaaaatccatCTAGCACTCGCGAAGAAGAGGTGAAACCGGATACGACCAAGAAGAGTCCCGAACGAGAAGAGAAAGAGATAGAGAGAAAAGAGAAGACGTCGCCTCTGAGGGACGAAGTCGAAGTTAATTCTACTTGTG AGGCGCTGACTCCCCCTCGCGGCCCCTCGCCCCTGACGCCCCCGCTGCCCCCTCCCGTCCCCCGCGGGGACAGCGACGACGACCTCGACCTCATCCTCGGGGACATCGACGGGATCCTCTCCGACGACGAGGACTCCGCCCGCCCCGAGGACGACGACAAGAG AGTGGAGTCGAGTAAACCCCAGAGCGACCTGCGCACCAAGTTGCCGCCCAGGAGCGAGAAAAAACCTCTGAGCAGACAGAAGATCACCTTCACCGCCGACGAGGAGGCAAAAAAGAAAG AAAAATCGCCAATTCGCCGCACAATAGTGTCGAGTTCCACAAAAGTCGCCGAAAGTGATGAGAAGCCTCTCCATAAG gtGAAACGGTCCGAAAACGCCTCCGTTAAGTCCAGACAACGAATTGTGTTCGAAACTAAAAAG gtCGAAAAAACCGACGAAGACGTCTCCCAGAAGTTCAGCAATCGTCGCGTCATATTGCAGAGAAAGATGACCGACAGGGACAAGTCTGTCTTCTCGCGGATCGAAAAGACCGACCCCACGAAGCCCAACCCGGGTATCTTCAACCGGGCCTTCAAGACCGCCGTCGGCTCGGACAGGATCGACGACAGGAAGAGGGCCCGCGACGTCCGGAAGGTCGTCGGGGCCGTCGAGAGAGACGACGAGCCGAAGGTCGAGTACGAGAGCGGCTCCGACGAGGAGAACCTGCAAAAGGAGGCCGGCCTCACCGCCGCCGTCGGGAACCTGCCTCACGGCATCACCGACACGCGCCTCAAGACGCTGGCCGGCGAACACGTGCAG AGTTTGATATTGGATAAGGAGACCAGATCGGCGAAACTCACCTTCAAAACTTCGGCCGCCGCGGAAACCTTCAAGAGGAAATTCCATAATAAGATGGTCTCCGCCAGTCAGTTGatcgttatattaaaataa
- the LOC125059174 gene encoding uncharacterized protein LOC125059174 isoform X2, translating into MSDNEDILGEDLGDHSLADYNLGNDEEEQLLADDYEGNSQNVPSGGPYREPTSVTTDYNESNIEYTPPVAYTAPETECVVPNITVEIPSSRADHCTYAPYEPSYEAEHAVPPAIPAAPIESPQIVPSEIPPAASLESSRERFISERPVGARTPQVRNIPDSLDNVFVPRGRNNSWRAPHYRHNHPYRRHNAHYRGNFGPRPSFPPPQRASPPQIRPDLESRPDLLPERQILPEPRENFPNFQRFPFRPEERPNFIPNQPFERPMFPFGPSREIIPHNNIPQVTIRQPLPGLPAKGLEPEVRMLPVLPPNLPGLTGKKVLINPHFKGNFQPPVEGPIKDIDDAAERFIAEQRSALARAATRNSARRSPQRFIENTTIEIENELARSRRSEDELLRKQEEFIHANRAGLRRRMRTPSPRRSRSPSPLPRDSRDPRDVREPRDVRDARDARDARDLRDREKRDERRPRPQDDEDSEYRRRVREQESMRERVLRAKEVRRRKNAVALQKQLQDKEREKQDKKEEPKIDTKENPSSTREEEVKPDTTKKSPEREEKEIERKEKTSPLRDEVEVNSTCEALTPPRGPSPLTPPLPPPVPRGDSDDDLDLILGDIDGILSDDEDSARPEDDDKRVESSKPQSDLRTKLPPRSEKKPLSRQKITFTADEEAKKKEKSPIRRTIVSSSTKVAESDEKPLHKVKRSENASVKSRQRIVFETKKVEKTDEDVSQKFSNRRVILQRKMTDRDKSVFSRIEKTDPTKPNPGIFNRAFKTAVGSDRIDDRKRARDVRKVVGAVERDDEPKVEYESGSDEENLQKEAGLTAAVGNLPHGITDTRLKTLAGEHVQSLILDKETRSAKLTFKTSAAAETFKRKFHNKMVSASQLIVILK; encoded by the exons ATGTCGGATaa CGAAGACATATTAGGTGAAGATTTAGGTGATCACAGCCTCGCGGATTATAATCTCGGAAACGATGAGGAGGAACAGTTGCTGGCTGATGACTATGAAGGGAATTCTCAAAACGTACCCTCAGGTGGACCATATCGTGAGCCTACTAGTGTGACTACTGATTATAATGAAAGCAATATTGAATATACGCCG CCAGTTGCTTATACAGCACCTGAGACTGAGTGTGTGGTGCCAAATATAACTGTTGAAATACCCAGTTCAAGAGCTGATCACTGTACATATGCTCCCTATGAACCATCATATGAAGCTGAACATGCTGTACCACCAGCTATT CCAGCGGCACCAATTGAATCTCCACAAATTGTGCCATCAGAAATTCCACCAGCTGCAA gTTTGGAAAGCAGTAGAGAGAGATTTATATCAGAGAGGCCAGTGGGTGCTCGGACACCACAAGTCAGAAATATACCGGACTCCCTTG ATAATGTGTTTGTTCCCCGCGGTCGTAATAATTCCTGGCGCGCACCGCACTACCGACACAACCATCCTTATCGGCGACACAACGCGCACTACCGG GGAAACTTTGGCCCTCGTCCCTCTTTCCCACCGCCTCAACGCGCAAGTCCACCGCAAATTCGCCCAGATTTAGAGAGTCGTCCCGACTTACTTCCCGAAAGGCAAATATTACCCGAACCTCGGGAGAATTTTCCCAATTTTCAAAGGTTTCCCTTTCGCCCTGAAGAGAGACCCAATTTCATCCCAAATCAACCCTTCGAGAGGCCCATGTTTCCATTTGGCCCATCGAGAGAAATAATTCCACACAATAACATCCCCCAAGTGACGATTCGCCAACCGTTACCGGGCTTACCGGCCAAAGGCTTGGAGCCCGAAGTGAGGATGTTGCCAGTTTTGCCACCGAATTTGCCAGGATTGACCGGGAAGAAAGTGTTGATTAATCCCCACTTCAAGGGAAATTTCCAGCCACCCGTTGaag GTCCAATAAAGGACATAGACGACGCAGCGGAAAGGTTTATCGCCGAACAACGGAGCGCCTTGGCGAGAGCCGCCACTCGCAACTCGGCTAGACGATCTCCGCAGAG ATTCATCGAGAACACGACGATAGAGATAGAGAACGAATTGGCTCGCAGCAGAAGAAGTGAGGACGAACTCTTACGCAAGCAGGAGGAGTTCATTCACGCCAATAGGGCCGGTCTACGGAGACG CATGAGGACTCCGTCTCCGCGTCGATCCCGCTCCCCGTCTCCCCTCCCCAGAGATTCTCGGGACCCCCGTGACGTCCGGGAACCCAGAGACGTCCGGGACGCTCGAGACGCGAGGGACGCGAGGGATCTCAGAGACCGGGAAAAGCGGGATGAACGCAGACCGAGACCACAGGACGATGAG gaTAGCGAGTACAGAAGAAGAGTTCGCGAACAGGAGTCGATGAGAGAGAGAGTTCTAAGAGCAAAAGAAGTCAGAAGGAGAAAGAATGCAGTCGCCCTACAGAAACAGTTGCAGGATAA GGAACGGGAGAAACAAGATAAGAAGGAAGAGCctaaaatagatacaaaagaaaatccatCTAGCACTCGCGAAGAAGAGGTGAAACCGGATACGACCAAGAAGAGTCCCGAACGAGAAGAGAAAGAGATAGAGAGAAAAGAGAAGACGTCGCCTCTGAGGGACGAAGTCGAAGTTAATTCTACTTGTG AGGCGCTGACTCCCCCTCGCGGCCCCTCGCCCCTGACGCCCCCGCTGCCCCCTCCCGTCCCCCGCGGGGACAGCGACGACGACCTCGACCTCATCCTCGGGGACATCGACGGGATCCTCTCCGACGACGAGGACTCCGCCCGCCCCGAGGACGACGACAAGAG AGTGGAGTCGAGTAAACCCCAGAGCGACCTGCGCACCAAGTTGCCGCCCAGGAGCGAGAAAAAACCTCTGAGCAGACAGAAGATCACCTTCACCGCCGACGAGGAGGCAAAAAAGAAAG AAAAATCGCCAATTCGCCGCACAATAGTGTCGAGTTCCACAAAAGTCGCCGAAAGTGATGAGAAGCCTCTCCATAAG gtGAAACGGTCCGAAAACGCCTCCGTTAAGTCCAGACAACGAATTGTGTTCGAAACTAAAAAG gtCGAAAAAACCGACGAAGACGTCTCCCAGAAGTTCAGCAATCGTCGCGTCATATTGCAGAGAAAGATGACCGACAGGGACAAGTCTGTCTTCTCGCGGATCGAAAAGACCGACCCCACGAAGCCCAACCCGGGTATCTTCAACCGGGCCTTCAAGACCGCCGTCGGCTCGGACAGGATCGACGACAGGAAGAGGGCCCGCGACGTCCGGAAGGTCGTCGGGGCCGTCGAGAGAGACGACGAGCCGAAGGTCGAGTACGAGAGCGGCTCCGACGAGGAGAACCTGCAAAAGGAGGCCGGCCTCACCGCCGCCGTCGGGAACCTGCCTCACGGCATCACCGACACGCGCCTCAAGACGCTGGCCGGCGAACACGTGCAG AGTTTGATATTGGATAAGGAGACCAGATCGGCGAAACTCACCTTCAAAACTTCGGCCGCCGCGGAAACCTTCAAGAGGAAATTCCATAATAAGATGGTCTCCGCCAGTCAGTTGatcgttatattaaaataa
- the LOC125059171 gene encoding ELAV-like protein 4 has translation MSKGDGEQQNGSGEESKTNLIINYLPQSMTQEEIRSLFSSIGEVESCKLIRNKGAAFPDALNHALHGGGQSLGYAFVNYHRPEDAEKAIATLNGLRLQNKTIKVSYARPSSEAIKGANLYVSGLPKTMTQSELERLFSPYGRIITSRILCENSGGRPFTGGEQGLSKGVGFIRFDQRVEAERAIQELNGTVPKGASEPITVKFANNPSNNGKALAPLAAYLPAALRFPNPLGRFSSGKSLLAINKGLQRYSPLAGELLGGVLPGAVGSEWCIFVYNLAPETEENVLWQLFGPFGAVQSVKVIRDLQTNKCKGYGFITMTNYDEAVVAIQSLNGYTLGNRVLQVSFKTNKIKAI, from the coding sequence ATGTCGAAAGGTGACGGTGAACAACAGAACGGCTCCGGCGAGGAGTCGAAGACCAACCTCATCATCAATTATTTGCCACAGAGCATGACCCAGGAAGAGATCCGAAGCCTTTTCTCCAGCATCGGCGAAGTGGAGTCCTGCAAACTGATAAGGAATAAGGGCGCGGCGTTCCCGGACGCCCTCAATCATGCACTGCACGGTGGAGGGCAGAGCTTGGGGTACGCTTTTGTTAACTACCACCGCCCAGAAGACGCTGAGAAAGCTATCGCCACTCTCAATGGCCTCAGACTTcagaataaaacaattaaggTATCTTACGCTCGACCGAGCAGCGAGGCGATCAAAGGCGCAAATCTGTACGTCTCTGGACTGCCAAAAACTATGACACAGTCAGAATTGGAGCGGCTATTCAGTCCATACGGCAGAATTATTACTTCTAGAATACTCTGTGAGAACTCAGGCGGAAGGCCTTTCACTGGTGGAGAACAGGGCTTGTCTAAGGGAGTTGGATTCATTCGCTTCGACCAGCGCGTCGAAGCCGAACGAGCTATTCAAGAGTTGAACGGGACAGTGCCTAAAGGAGCATCGGAGCCGATCACAGTAAAGTTCGCGAACAACCCGAGCAACAACGGGAAGGCTTTAGCGCCGCTTGCCGCCTACTTACCAGCGGCGCTGCGCTTTCCCAACCCTCTCGGACGATTTAGTTCAGGCAAGTCTTTATTAGCTATCAATAAAGGTCTCCAACGCTACAGCCCGTTGGCGGGTGAGCTGCTCGGCGGGGTCCTACCCGGCGCTGTGGGCTCGGAATggtgtatttttgtttacaaccTGGCTCCAGAAACTGAAGAGAATGTACTCTGGCAATTGTTTGGACCTTTCGGTGCCGTCCAGAGTGTTAAGGTTATACGTGACCTGCAAACTAACAAATGCAAGGGATACGGATTTATCACAATGACCAACTATGATGAAGCGGTCGTCGCTATCCAGTCCCTCAACGGGTACACCCTCGGGAACAGAGTTCTGCAGGTCAGTTTCAAGACGAATAAGATCAAGGCTATCTAA